The genomic stretch GATCCTCAGTGCAACAGCACAACATACCTGCTGGGTGACCACGCCGCCGAGGTGCCCACGACGATCGCGGATTTCTTCCGGCAGTTTCTGTATTTCCGCCTGACCCCGGTCGATGCCATGCAGTATGTACACGACACGGGTTTTGATAATTTATCGGTGATACCTGCCGCGCCCGATTTGGCCGAGATAGAGTCCAAGCTCGAAAATCGCTTCAAGATTTACAAACTCAGGGAGGCCATGCAGCAGCTCGAGAGCGAGTTCGACGCCG from Gammaproteobacteria bacterium encodes the following:
- a CDS encoding AAA family ATPase, producing MRHVVFNQKGGVGKSSITGNLAAISAQRGLRTLVLDLDPQCNSTTYLLGDHAAEVPTTIADFFRQFLYFRLTPVDAMQYVHDTGFDNLSVIPAAPDLAEIESKLENRFKIYKLREAMQQLESEFDA